In Phacochoerus africanus isolate WHEZ1 chromosome 16, ROS_Pafr_v1, whole genome shotgun sequence, one genomic interval encodes:
- the FKBP14 gene encoding peptidyl-prolyl cis-trans isomerase FKBP14, giving the protein MRLFLWNAVLTLLVTSSSGALIPEPEVKIEVLQKPFICHRKTKGGDLMLVHYEGYLEKDGSLFHSTHKHNNGQPIWFTLGILEALKGWDQGLKGMCVGEKRKLIIPPALGYGKEGKGKIPPESTLIFNIDLLEIRNGPRSHESFQEMDLNDDWKLSKDEVKVYLKKEFEKHGAVVNESHHDVLVEDIFDKEDEDKDGFISAREFTYKHDEL; this is encoded by the exons ATGAGGCTTTTCTTGTGGAACGCGGTCCTGACGCTGTTAGTCACTTCTTCGAGCGGGGCTCTGATCCCTGAACCAGAAGTGAAGATTGAAGTGCTCCAGAAGCCATTCATCTGCCATCGCAAGACCAAAGGGGGGGATTTGATGCTGGTCCACTATGAAGGCTACTTAGAAAAGGACGGCTCCTTATTTCACTCCAC TCACAAACATAACAATGGGCAGCCTATTTGGTTTACCCTGGGCATCTTGGAGGCTCTCAAAGGTTGGGACCAGGGTTTGAAGGGAATGTGtgtaggagagaagagaaagctcaTCATTCCTCCTGCCTTGGgctatggaaaagaaggaaaag GTAAAATTCCCCCGGAGAGTACACTGATATTTAACATCGATCTCCTGGAGATTCGAAATGGACCAAGATCCCATGAATCATTCCAAGAAATGGATCTTAATGATGACTGGAAACTCTCTAAAGATGAG GTTAAAGTGTATTTAAAGAAGGAATTTGAAAAGCATGGTGCTGTGGTGAATGAAAGTCATCATGATGTTTTGGTGGAGGATATTTTTGATAAAGAAGATGAAGATAAAGATGGATTTATATCTGCCAGAGAATTTACATATAAACATGATGAGTTATAG